Below is a window of Mycolicibacterium chitae DNA.
AGCAGTGTCGCGCAAATCTCCCGGGTGTGCTCGCCGGCCAGCGGTGCCGGATTCAGTTGCGGATCCGGAATCGTCGAGAAGTGCGCGATTCGGGCGTTGGTCGGCACGGGCTGTTTCAGATGTGGATGCGCCATGGTTTGGAAACTGTTGCGCGCCATCAGGTGTGGATCCATCAGTTGCTCGGGCAACCGGAGCATCGGGCCGGCCGGAATCCCCGCTTGCTGCAGCATCGCCGCCGCGTCAGCGGAGGTGCGCCTGGCAGTCCACGAGCGCACAGCATCCACGACGGCACCGGATGACGCTCGAGGCAGGTCCGGTTCGCCGAACACCTGAGCCAATCGGTCGACGTGCGCGGGATCCCGCGCATCCACGACGCACCACTCGTCGTCGCCGGCACACGGAAACACCCCGTACACACCCTCTTGTGGTGCCTCAGCACCTTGCGCGGCGGCGGTGAGCGTCGGTCCGAGGTGCACGATCGCGATATCGGCCTGAGCGGTTTCGACGAGGGTGCCTCGACCGGTGCGCTCCCGGCCGATCACTGCGGCCAGTACAGCTATCGCCGAGACGTGTCCCGCGATGTGGTCGGGGTAGACCGTGGACCCGTCGCAGTACGCGCTCGGATCCTCCTCGGTGAGCTGCGAATCCCGCCACAGTACCGAAACTCCGCAGGACGACCGCACCAACGGCCCATATCCCATGCGCGTGCTCCATCGGCCCCGAGCGCCGAACGCGCTGCTGTCGGAGACAATGATGCGTGGGTTGATCTCCGTTAAGTCGTCGAACGAAAGCCCAAGCGCTTCCAGGGTTCCGGGCTTGAAGTTGGCCGCCACCACATCGGCGTGGGCCACGAGTTGCCGAAACAGTCGCGCACCCTCCGGACGGCGCAGGTCCAGCCCGAGGCTCCGCTTGTTCCGGTGTCCCCAGGCGAAGGAGGGGTTGATCCCACTGCCGCTGCGGGTCTGCCGCAGTCCGTCGGGAAAGGTGGTGTTCTCCACCTTGATGACGTCGGCGCCCTGGTCGGCGAACAACCTGCCGAATTCCGCACCGACGACGATGACTCCGAGGTCGAGTACCCGCATCCCGGCCAACGGTCCGGTCCGCTCGGGATCCGGCGGGAACATCGTCGCCCCGGCCGAACGGTGTTGGTCCTCGCCGGCCGCCCTTGACCTGTCCGGCAACGTGTCGTTGTGCTCGCCGACATTCGGCGCCCGGTTCCGCAACCCGGCGCGCATGCCGCCAACCGACACGTACCCGGAGGGCACGCGCGTGTGCAGTCCGTCGGCAAGCTCCGCATCGATCAGCGATCCGGTCTCAAGAAAGTGCGGGGTCTCGAGGACCTCGTCGACGGTCAGGACGCCGGAGACCGGAATGGCCCTGGCGCTACCTTCGGCGACCAGTTCGTCACGGGTCTTGTCCGCGAACAACGCGGCTATCAGCGGGTGCAGCCGATCTGCGGCCTGGAACCTGGCCGCGACGGTGTCGTAACGCGGATCGGCGAATTCCGTGGGCTCCCCGAGCCATTCGAACATCGCTCGCCATTGACGTTTGGCCAAGAGACAGATCCGGACATGGCCATCGGCACACGGGAAGAACGGGTAAAAACTGGCCGCCTCGGGACGGTCCCGCGGGAAGGACTCGGCCCGGCCTGCCGCCGCCGATCCCTGAGCCCCGAAGCCGGGATCGAAGCCGTGCACAACGGCCTCGAACGCCGCGACGTCGACCGTCTCCCCCACCCCGGTGCGCAACCGTTTGACATAAGCCACGAGTGTGGCCCAGGCGGCATGGACGGCCACGGTCTGCTCGACGATGCCGGCGGGCGGGAGCACCGGCTGTCGGCCCGGCAAGCCAGAACGGCACAGCACACCCCCCATTGCGGTCAACACCGGCTCGGTGGCAGACCAGTCACGGTACGGGCCGGTCCGGCCGAACGGCGTGATGGAGGTGACGACCAACGTCGGATTTACGGCGAGCAGATCGTCGGGGGCCAGCCCGCGTTCGACAGCTTCGGCGGGCGAAAACGACTCGAGCACAACGTCTGCCGACCGAACCAGGTCGCGCAACCGCTCCTGCCCCTCGACCGCGTCGAGGTCGACAGTGATGCCGAGCTTGTTGGCGTTGCGAAGCGCCCAAGGCACGCTCACCGCCCCACGGCTGCGGCGTGCCGGGTCACCCCCCGGAGGCTCGACGCGGACCACTTCCGCTCCGAGATCGGCCAGGTATCGACCACAGGACTGCGCGACGCCGTGGCTGAGGTCGAGGATCCGCAGCCCGTCCAGCGGTAGTTCGGCTCTCATGCTCAAGCGGTTCCGGCCGGCGGCAGATAAACCGACTTGAGGACCTGGTAGGGCGCCAGACCCTCGGGTCCGAGCTCACGGCCCAACCCGCTGGCCTTCACGCCACCGAACGGGCCGACCACGTCGAGGGCGTAGTGGTTGACGCCCACCGAGCCGCTCTGGATGCGGTCCGCCAGCTGCTGTCCCCGCTCGACGTCGGTGGTCCACACCGTGCCGCCGAGGCCGTAGTCCGAGTCGTTGGCGATCGCAACGGCCTCCTCCTCATCGGCATACGGCAGTACACACAGCACCGGCCCGAAGATCTCCTCCCGGGCGATCACACTGGCGTTGTCCACGTCGGCGAACACGGTCGGTTCGACGAACCAGCCGACCGATTGATCGGCGGGGACCGAACCGCCGGTGGTCAGGCGGGCGCCGCTGCGTCGGCCCTCATCGATGTAGCCGAGCACGCGCTTGCGCTGCGCCTCGCTGACCAGTGGGCCGATCTGGGTGGCGCGATCGAGAGGGTCACCCACCCGCAGCCCACGCACGGTTTCGGTGACCGCATCGACCACTTCGTCGTACCGCGCCCGGGGCGCGAGGATGCGCGTACCGGCGTGACAGGTCTGACCGTTGTTGGGCAGGCACACGTCCAGCAACCCGGCGAGAAATACGTCGAGGTCAGCGTCGGCGGCGACCAGCGCGGCGGACTTGCCGCCGAGTTCCAACGTGACGGGTCGCAGCAGCCGACCGCACGCCTCGCCGATCGCGCGTCCGGCCGCCGTCGAACCCGTGAACGCGACCTTGTTGACGTCGGGATGGCTGACCAGGTGCGTACCCGCGTCCCGGCCACCGGGAACGATGTTCAGTACCCCGGCCGGTAGTTCGGCCTCCAGGGCCGCGTCGGCCCAGACGAACGCGTCGAGCGCCGTCTCCGGAGCGGCTTTCAATACGACCGTGCATCCAGCCGCCAGTGCGGGGGCGATCTTCATCGCGGCCAGTGCCTGCGGGTAGTTCCACGGAATGATCGCTGCGACCACGCCGACGGGGTCCCTGCGCACCCGTACCTGCGCGAGCATTCCCGAGCGCAGGTCGTCGCGGTCCAGGCTTTCACAGAGATCGGCGTAGTAGTCGAGCATGAGTGCCGGGCTGTAGCCGTTCGCACCGATCGACAGCTTCGCGGGCATCCCATTCTCGCGACTGACGAGCTTGGCTGTGTCCTTGGCCCGGCTCTTCAGCGCGGCCCCGAGGCGACGCATCGCGGCGGCCCGGTCCGCTGCCGGTTGCGCACCCCATGCTTCCAGCGCGCCCCGCGCCGCCGTCACTGCCGCGTCGATGTCGGCGGTGCCGGCCAGCGGCGAGCGCCCCAACACCGAACCGGTTGCGGCCTCGCCGACTTCGGCGACCACCCCGGACGACACCGGAGCCACCCAGCCGCCGCCGATGAAGAAGTTCTCGCGGTCCGTCATCAGCTGAACAGCCTTTCCATTCCCGGTGTGAGGTTGATCGTCTTGAGCTCGTAGTAGGCGGTCAGGCCCTCACGGCCGGTGTCACGCCCGACACCGGAACACTTCACCCCGCCGAACGGCGCCTCGGTGTTGTAGTTGAAGCTGTTCACGCTGAACGTGCCCGTGCGAACGGCCTGGGCCACCCGCAGTGCGGCTTCGTCGTCGGCAGTGAACACCGCGCCGTGCAATCCGTAGTCCGAATCGTTGGCGATCGCGATGGCCTCTTCGAGATTGTCGTAGGTCATCACGGTGGTGACCGGTCCGAAGATCTCCTCCTGGCAGATGCGCATGGAGTTGTCCGCCGATCCGAACACGGTCGGTTGGACGAACCAGCCCCGGTCCAGCCCCGCGGGCCGGCCGCCGCCGGTGAGGATCTTCGCGCCCTCGTCCACACCGATCGAGATGTAGCCCTCCACCCGCTCGCGCTGTTGCTGAGACACCAAGGGCCCCATGGTCGTTGCCGGGTCGAAGGGGTCCCCCACGACGAACGACTCCGCGGTGGCGACCAGAGCATCGACGATCTCGTCATAGCGGGTCCGCGGGACGAGAACGCGGCTGTAGGCGGCACAGACCTGGCCGGTGTTGAAGAAGGAGCCCACCGCCAGGCCCTGCATGGTGGTCGGGATGTCGGCGTCTTCGAGGATGATCGCGGCCGACTTCCCACCGAGCTCCAGCTGCATGCGCTTGAAGCTGCGCCCACAGACCTCGCCGATCTCGCGGCCGGCCACGGTCGAACCGGTGAAGCTGACCTTGTCCACCCCCGGGTGATTGACCAGGGCGCGGCCGGTGTCGCGGTGGCCGGTGATCAGATTGAACACCCCAGCGGGCACGCCCGCCTCGGCGAGCGCCTCGGCGTAGTAGAAGACATCCAGCGGCGTCTCCGCCGCCGGCTTGAAGACGACGCTGCATCCCGCCACCAAGGGCGCGGTGATCTTGTTGACCGCCATGTTGAACGGCCCGTTCCACGGGGCGATCGAGGCGACCACACCGACCGGTTCCTTGACCACTGCGGCGGTCGTCTGGCCCGGACGCAGTTCGGCGATCGGTTCGTTCTTGGCTACGTCGATGAAGAAGCGGGCGGTACCGAGAGCACTCGGAATCTGAACTTGGGCAATGGAAGTGGGCAATCCCATCTCCGAGGTCACCACGTTGGCGACCTCATCGAGTTTCGGCTCGAGGATCTGCAACGCGCGCTCGAGGATCTCAGCACGCTCGTCGACGCCCAGTCGCCGCCAGGTCCCTTCGTCGAACGACCGGCGCGCCGCGGTGACGGCGGCGTCGACGTCCTCGCCGCCGGCGTCGGACACCGATCCGATCACTTCTTCGGTGGAAGCGCTGATCACCGAAAGCCGTTCGGTGCTCTTCGGCTTGCGCCATTGACCGTCGATCAGCAGTTCCTCGCGGTTGGTCATCCGTCTTCCCTTCGGACCCGGGTCGTGTTCCGGCCGCCAGCCTACAACCTTTAGGTAAACTGGCCAAGGGGTGCGTCCGATTGCGCCATTGTGCCTCCAATGCTCTCCCCACACAGGCGTCACTGCACCCGGGCCGGGCGCTCGCCCAGTCACTACTGCCGAGGTTCCCTCGATCTGCATATCATCCTGTTCGCGTCGACGCTGTTGACCGGCCATCTTCGCTGTTGTAGACAAAAGTTCGTGACCATAGGAAACCTGGGTAGCACGGACACCAATCTTCCGGCCCCCAACGAGGCGGCCACTGCCATTGCAGTGGAGGCCTATGCCCCATGGCGCCGGCCGGACATTGATGTGGCGGCCAGGCGCCGCGGATTCGACCGGATGCTGCCCGAACCGGCCGCCGACGTGTCGGTCACGGAGGACAGCATCGGAGGTGTGGAAGGACGCTGGGTATCGGTGCCCGAATCCGGCGAGGCGACCGTGCTCTACCTACACGGTGGCGGTGGCATCCTGGGTTCGTCTTACGGCTACCGTGACCTCGCCTCGCGCATTGCGCGGTCCGGCGGTGCCAGGGTTTTCGTCCCGGACTACGCGTTGGCACCCGAAAATCCGTTCCCCGCCGGTCTGAACGACGCTCGCGCCGCCTACAACGCACTGGTGCAGGAGTTGGGCGGTAGGACCGAAAAGCTGGTAATGGCAGGGGATTCTGCCGGTGGCGGGATGGCCGTCTCAACGATCGCCACCGTGATCGCCGAGAAGAAACCGTTGCCGGCCGCTGTGGTGGCGCTGAGCCCGTTCACCGATATGACCTTGTCGGGTGAGTCGATGACGCGGTTCGGCGAGGTCGACCCCCTCATCTCACGCACGGCAGCCGAACAGATGGCCGGCACATACCTGGCCGGCCACAACGCGCGGGATCCCCGGGTGTCGCCGGTGTTCGCCGACTTCGCCGGGTTTCCACCGCTGCTGGTGCAAGTTGGGGCTTGCGAACTGCTCCTCGACGATTCGGTGCGGCTGGCCGAGGCCGCCAAGGCCGCGGGCGGTCAGGTCGAGCTCCACATCGCCGACGGCTTGTTCCACGTGTTCCACATGTTCGCCGCTCAGTTGCCCGAGGCGCAACAGGCACTCGAGACCGTCGGCGCATTCATCCGCATGTACACGAGCTGACCGCGCTATCAGCTCGCGCGGTGGCTACGCCGCCGTCCCGCGGCGCTCGGCGACGAACCCCGCCAGGCGGTCCAGGGCGGGCAGGACGACGTCCCGCGACCCCCAGGGCAGATTGAAGATCACCTCGCCGATGCCCAGGGATTCGAAGTAGTCGAACTTGTCGTGGCCAGGCGTCGAACCGAACGGAATCACCGCGAGTTCGTCGGGGTCACGGCCGGCGGCGGTGGCGAGCTCTCGCAACCGTTGCACCCCGGCGGTGAGGCCGCCACCGGCCAACGGCATCCAGCCCGATCCGTATTCGACGATCTGGCTGAACAGCTTCGGGCCGGCCGCCCCACCGAGCAGCACGGGCACTCCGCGACGCCCCCGTCCGTCGGTCTGCTGCGGCTTGGGCCATGACCACGACGAGTCGAAATTCACGAACTCGCCGTGGAATTCGGCTTCGTCGTGTTCCCACAGGGCTTGCATTGCCAGTACGTGCTCGCGGGCGACCTCGCGCCGCCGGGTGAAGTTCACGCCGTGGTCGGCGATCTCATCTTCGTTCCAGCCGACGCCCACGCCCACCTCGACACGACCGTTCGAGTACAGGTCCAGGGAAGCGACCGCCTTGGCCGTGACGATGGGATCGCGTAGGGCGGCCTGAATGACACCGGCTCCCAACCGGATCCGGCTCGTGACAGCGGCCGCAACGGCCAGTCCGATAAATGGGTCGACACAGCGGCGGTACTCGTCCGGCAACTCTCCGCCGGGCGGATACGGGGTGCGTCGACTGGTGGGAATATGGGTGTGTTCGGGCAGCCACAGCGCATCCAAGCCGCGGTCCTCGACCGCTGTGGCCATTTCCGCCGCGCCCATCGACTCCTCG
It encodes the following:
- a CDS encoding CaiB/BaiF CoA transferase family protein — translated: MRAELPLDGLRILDLSHGVAQSCGRYLADLGAEVVRVEPPGGDPARRSRGAVSVPWALRNANKLGITVDLDAVEGQERLRDLVRSADVVLESFSPAEAVERGLAPDDLLAVNPTLVVTSITPFGRTGPYRDWSATEPVLTAMGGVLCRSGLPGRQPVLPPAGIVEQTVAVHAAWATLVAYVKRLRTGVGETVDVAAFEAVVHGFDPGFGAQGSAAAGRAESFPRDRPEAASFYPFFPCADGHVRICLLAKRQWRAMFEWLGEPTEFADPRYDTVAARFQAADRLHPLIAALFADKTRDELVAEGSARAIPVSGVLTVDEVLETPHFLETGSLIDAELADGLHTRVPSGYVSVGGMRAGLRNRAPNVGEHNDTLPDRSRAAGEDQHRSAGATMFPPDPERTGPLAGMRVLDLGVIVVGAEFGRLFADQGADVIKVENTTFPDGLRQTRSGSGINPSFAWGHRNKRSLGLDLRRPEGARLFRQLVAHADVVAANFKPGTLEALGLSFDDLTEINPRIIVSDSSAFGARGRWSTRMGYGPLVRSSCGVSVLWRDSQLTEEDPSAYCDGSTVYPDHIAGHVSAIAVLAAVIGRERTGRGTLVETAQADIAIVHLGPTLTAAAQGAEAPQEGVYGVFPCAGDDEWCVVDARDPAHVDRLAQVFGEPDLPRASSGAVVDAVRSWTARRTSADAAAMLQQAGIPAGPMLRLPEQLMDPHLMARNSFQTMAHPHLKQPVPTNARIAHFSTIPDPQLNPAPLAGEHTREICATLLDLTSEELERLVADNVLQPPVIDPVTIESVPMPPRRPAQTPR
- a CDS encoding aldehyde dehydrogenase, with the protein product MTDRENFFIGGGWVAPVSSGVVAEVGEAATGSVLGRSPLAGTADIDAAVTAARGALEAWGAQPAADRAAAMRRLGAALKSRAKDTAKLVSRENGMPAKLSIGANGYSPALMLDYYADLCESLDRDDLRSGMLAQVRVRRDPVGVVAAIIPWNYPQALAAMKIAPALAAGCTVVLKAAPETALDAFVWADAALEAELPAGVLNIVPGGRDAGTHLVSHPDVNKVAFTGSTAAGRAIGEACGRLLRPVTLELGGKSAALVAADADLDVFLAGLLDVCLPNNGQTCHAGTRILAPRARYDEVVDAVTETVRGLRVGDPLDRATQIGPLVSEAQRKRVLGYIDEGRRSGARLTTGGSVPADQSVGWFVEPTVFADVDNASVIAREEIFGPVLCVLPYADEEEAVAIANDSDYGLGGTVWTTDVERGQQLADRIQSGSVGVNHYALDVVGPFGGVKASGLGRELGPEGLAPYQVLKSVYLPPAGTA
- a CDS encoding aldehyde dehydrogenase encodes the protein MTNREELLIDGQWRKPKSTERLSVISASTEEVIGSVSDAGGEDVDAAVTAARRSFDEGTWRRLGVDERAEILERALQILEPKLDEVANVVTSEMGLPTSIAQVQIPSALGTARFFIDVAKNEPIAELRPGQTTAAVVKEPVGVVASIAPWNGPFNMAVNKITAPLVAGCSVVFKPAAETPLDVFYYAEALAEAGVPAGVFNLITGHRDTGRALVNHPGVDKVSFTGSTVAGREIGEVCGRSFKRMQLELGGKSAAIILEDADIPTTMQGLAVGSFFNTGQVCAAYSRVLVPRTRYDEIVDALVATAESFVVGDPFDPATTMGPLVSQQQRERVEGYISIGVDEGAKILTGGGRPAGLDRGWFVQPTVFGSADNSMRICQEEIFGPVTTVMTYDNLEEAIAIANDSDYGLHGAVFTADDEAALRVAQAVRTGTFSVNSFNYNTEAPFGGVKCSGVGRDTGREGLTAYYELKTINLTPGMERLFS
- a CDS encoding alpha/beta hydrolase; this encodes MLSPHRRHCTRAGRSPSHYCRGSLDLHIILFASTLLTGHLRCCRQKFVTIGNLGSTDTNLPAPNEAATAIAVEAYAPWRRPDIDVAARRRGFDRMLPEPAADVSVTEDSIGGVEGRWVSVPESGEATVLYLHGGGGILGSSYGYRDLASRIARSGGARVFVPDYALAPENPFPAGLNDARAAYNALVQELGGRTEKLVMAGDSAGGGMAVSTIATVIAEKKPLPAAVVALSPFTDMTLSGESMTRFGEVDPLISRTAAEQMAGTYLAGHNARDPRVSPVFADFAGFPPLLVQVGACELLLDDSVRLAEAAKAAGGQVELHIADGLFHVFHMFAAQLPEAQQALETVGAFIRMYTS
- a CDS encoding TIGR03619 family F420-dependent LLM class oxidoreductase; translation: MVRNPMRFGVHVFLTEESMGAAEMATAVEDRGLDALWLPEHTHIPTSRRTPYPPGGELPDEYRRCVDPFIGLAVAAAVTSRIRLGAGVIQAALRDPIVTAKAVASLDLYSNGRVEVGVGVGWNEDEIADHGVNFTRRREVAREHVLAMQALWEHDEAEFHGEFVNFDSSWSWPKPQQTDGRGRRGVPVLLGGAAGPKLFSQIVEYGSGWMPLAGGGLTAGVQRLRELATAAGRDPDELAVIPFGSTPGHDKFDYFESLGIGEVIFNLPWGSRDVVLPALDRLAGFVAERRGTAA